The following coding sequences lie in one Silene latifolia isolate original U9 population chromosome 5, ASM4854445v1, whole genome shotgun sequence genomic window:
- the LOC141657430 gene encoding uncharacterized protein LOC141657430, with protein MPGIVGGQRNDDNQMISNAATSYYSPSSNNVGNGSVCRPSNGFWSKHRDDINLNQLQKFWSELSSQARQDLLRIDKQALFEQARKNMYCSRCNGLLLEGFMQIVMYGKSLQHEGGGGKLSCQRVGNSKDQIHGGRSITALCQDETQDPSVHPWGGLITTRDGALTLLDSYLYAKSLKGLQNVFDSARARERERELLYPDACGGGGRGWISQGIPGYGRGHGTRETCALHTARLSCDTLVDFWSALGEETRQSLLKMKEDDFIERLMFRFDSKRFCRDCRRNVIREFKELKELKRMRRETRCTNWFCVADTAFQYEVTNDTIYADWHQAFADSIGTYHHFEWAVGSGEGKSDILEFENVGMNGSVQVNGLDLGDLTACYITLRAWKLDGRCSEFSVKAHALKGRHCVHCRLVVGDGYVTITHGESIRRFFEHAEEAEEEEDDDAMDKDGNDFDAECSRPQKHAKSPELAREFLLDAATVIFKEQVEKAFREGTARQNAHSIFVCLALKLLEERIHVACKEIITLEKQMKLLEEEEKEKREEEERKERKRTKEREKKLRRKERLRGKEKDKKGSDTSESPLPFDVLEEIPTLCLDENANNCDKTCMTETGDTNLSESASAGALDESSSLDYTAPGYLNNASDGANREFDDLKDEFVLDNFKGTRRKWLDRRRSTDNGTVAYKAEPRSHEEFSESLSKEVNSSKLSTRNNGLRFGQKVQSCGCSQQNEYRAKVEPHFSAGKFSRETRSATKMEPSSDLPKPVHRINKFNHAEYTRDYCGRPRSKISNYPTALGRDSPYTKKVWEPVEPQKRYPRSNSDSDVTLKSCSLKTEETCTDKSTAEVHSSQISEESLGETQGDSSLSSSGSDNSSSCLSEGDSNTPSNHTNLETSSTSDSEESSQQSEERQGSVCAQNGLSEDSHTNHMASPFTLNVGNQVSGNSSTKPFTENAENGKITAGELPSIHNQTVPFPVYHGPPTVSYYHQSPVTWSTSPANGMMTYPHPNHYLLPSPFGYGLNGESPFCMQYGPVQHLSSPFMNSNAIPVYQPIQRTNCLNPQDETSVYKPNCAKDPSGELRREYVVPAVSKQTEVLSKEGTERANLSKLEAGNKGFSLFQFGGPVALPTYSSDNLSSDDGKGALYSCCRVEGDHVCSKKETRVEEYNLFAARNGLQFSIF; from the exons ATGCCAGGAATTGTAGGGGGTCAAAGAAATGATGATAATCAAATGATTAGCAATGCAGCGACGTCGTATTATTCGCCTTCATCGAATAATGTTGGAAATGGATCAGTTTGTCGTCCGTCTAATGGGTTTTGGTCTAAACATCGTGATGATATTAACCTTAATCAACTTCAGAAG TTCTGGAGCGAGCTCTCTTCTCAAGCTCGGCAGGATCTTTTGAGGATTGACAAGCAGGCTCTATTTGAGCAAGCTCGAAAGAATATGTACTGCTCTAGATGCAATGGCCTATTGCTTGAAGGTTTTATGCAGATTGTTATGTATGGAAAGTCATTGCAGCATGAGGGAGGTGGTGGGAAGCTTTCTTGCCAAAGGGTTGGGAACTCAAAAGATCAAATTCATGGAGGGAGAAGTATCACAGCACTATGCCAAGATGAAACACAAGATCCCTCTGTCCACCCTTGGGGAGGTCTAATAACTACAAGAGATGGGGCCCTTACCCTTTTAGATTCCTACCTATATGCAAAATCTCTCAAGGGACTCCAAAAT GTTTTTGATAGCGCACGTGCTAGGGAGCGAGAACGTGAATTGCTTTATCCTGATGCTTGTGGTGGCGGTGGTCGTGGCTGGATAAGCCAAGGTATACCAGGTTATGGAAGAGGGCACGGGACAAGAGAAACATGTGCTCTGCATACTGCCAGACTTTCATGTGACACTTTGGTAGATTTCTGGTCAGCACTTGGAGAAGAAACACGCCAATCTCTATTGAAGATGAAAGAAGATGATTTCATCGAAAGACTTATGTTCCG GTTCGATAGCAAGAGGTTTTGCAGGGATTGCAGGAGGAATGTCATTCGTGAGTTCAAGGAGTTGAAGGAATTGAAACGAATGCGAAGAGAAACTCGGTGCACAAACTGGTTTTGTGTTGCAGATACTGCTTTCCAGTATGAG GTAACGAATGATACAATTTATGCCGATTGGCACCAAGCTTTTGCTGACTCAATTGGGACGTATCATCACTTTGAATGGGCAGTCGGTTCAGGAGAAGGAAAATCTGATATTTTGGAGTTTGAAAATGTTGGGATGAATGGAAGTGTTCAAGTAAATGGGCTAGATCTCGGTGATCTGACTGCATGCTATATCACCCTGAGGGCCTGGAAATTAGATGGTCGGTGCTCTGAGTTTTCCGTAAAAGCTCATGCCTTGAAAGGAAGGCATTGTGTCCATTGCCGGCTTGTTGTCGGGGATGGATATGTAACAATTACACATGGAGAAAGTATAAGAAGATTCTTCGAGCATGCTGAAGAGGCTGAAGAAGAAGAG GACGATGATGCAATGGATAAGGATGGTAACGATTTTGATGCCGAATGCTCTCGTCCTCAGAAGCATGCGAAAAGTCCTGAACTTGCACGAGAATTTCTTCTAGATGCCGCTACTGTCATTTTCAAGGAACAG GTTGAGAAGGCCTTTAGAGAAGGAACTGCCCGCCAAAATGCTCACAGCATTTTTGTTTGTCTTGCATTGAAGCTGCTGGAAGAACGTATCCATGTTGCCTGTAAAGAGATTATAACACTTGAAAAGCAG ATGAAACTTctcgaagaagaagaaaaggaaaaaagagaagaagaagaacgTAAGGAGAGGAAAAGAACGAAGGAAAGAGAGAAGAAGCTCCGTAGAAAAGAGAGATTGAGAGGGAAAGAAAAGGACAAGAAAGGCAGTGATACAAGTGAAAGTCCTTTACCTTTTGATGTCTTGGAGGAAATTCCAACTCTGTGTCTCGATGAGAATGCGAATAACTGTGATAAAACCTGTATGACTGAAACAGGGGATACTAATCTTTCTGAGTCAGCTTCTGCTGGAGCTCTCGATGAGTCATCCTCACTTGACTATACAGCTCCAGGATATTTAAATAATGCTTCTGATGGGGCCAACCGAGAGTTTGATGATCTCAAAGATGAATTCGTGCTTGATAATTTTAAGGGTACACGTCGAAAATGGTTAGACAGACGACGAAGTACAGACAATGGGACTGTGGCATATAAAGCTGAACCACGATCTCATGAAGAGTTTTCTGAAAGTCTTTCAAAGGAAGTTAATAGTTCAAAGTTGAGTACAAGAAATAATGGCCTAAGGTTTGGGCAGAAAGTTCAGTCTTGTGGTTGTAGTCAACAAAATGAGTATAGAGCTAAGGTTGAGCCACATTTTTCAGCTGGAAAATTTAGCCGAGAGACCAGATCGGCTACAAAGATGGAACCATCATCTGATTTGCCTAAGCCTGTTCATCGGATTAACAAGTTTAATCATGCTGAGTACACGCGTGATTACTGTGGACGACCTAGAAGCAAGATTTCGAATTACCCTACTGCCCTTGGGAGAGATTCGCCTTATACCAAAAAAGTCTGGGAACCTGTAGAACCACAAAAAAGGTATCCTCGGAGCAATTCGGACTCAGATGTCACTTTGAAGTCTTGCAGTTTGAAGACAGAAGAAACTTGTACGGACAAGTCAACTGCAGAAGTTCATTCTAGTCAAATTAGTGAAGAATCACTTGGAGAGACTCAGGGGGACAGTAGTTTGAGCAGTTCAGGTTCTGATAATAGTTCGTCTTGCCTTAGTGAGGGAGATAGCAACACACCTTCGAACCATACAAATTTGGAAACTTCTTCCACATCAGACTCCGAAGAGAGTAGTCAGCAATCAGAAGAAAGACAGGGTTCAGTTTGTGCTCAAAATGGGTTATCTGAGGATTCTCACACAAATCATATGGCCAGTCCTTTTACTCTGAATGTTGGGAATCAAGTTTCTGGGAATTCCTCTACAAAACCCTTTACAGAGAATGCAGAGAATGGGAAGATTACTGCTGGTGAGCTTCCATCTATTCACAATCAGACTGTGCCTTTTCCTGTTTATCATGGTCCTCCAACTGTGAGTTACTACCATCAAAGCCCAGTCACTTGGTCAACTTCCCCTGCTAATGGGATGATGACTTATCCCCATCCCAACCATTACCTACTGCCAAGCCCATTTGGGTATGGCCTGAATGGCGAATCGCCATTCTGCATGCAGTATGGACCAGTTCAGCATCTATCATCTCCTTTCATGAACAGCAACGCGATTCCCGTCTACCAGCCAATTCAGAGGACTAATTGCTTGAATCCACAAGATGAAACGAGTGTGTATAAACCCAATTGTGCCAAGGATCCTTCGGGTGAGTTGCGAAGAGAATATGTAGTACCTGCAGTAAGTAAGCAGACGGAGGTTCTCTCAAAGGAAGGTACTGAGAGAGCAAATTTGAGTAAGTTGGAAGCAGGGAATAAAGGGTTCTCGCTGTTCCAATTTGGTGGGCCAGTGGCTCTCCCGACCTACAGTTCCGATAACCTGTCATCAGATGACGGGAAAGGCGCTTTATATTCTTGCTGCCGAGTAGAGGGAGATCATGTGTGCAGTAAAAAAGAAACTAGAGTGGAAGAATACAATTTGTTTGCCGCGAGGAATGGATTACAGTTTTCCATATTTTAG